The Candidatus Zixiibacteriota bacterium genome segment AATATCCAGCTCTGCGCTGGCCCACGTTGATAGGCAGTTGCCAATAAACTCAGTTGAATCTATTATTAATTGAGAATTGTCAGAGCAATGAATCGCACCACCATTCCATCTGTTATGGTCGAATAAGCAGGAAGATATCTGCAATGATGAAGACTTGCAGTAGATACCGCCACCTGCACCTACATTGTCTGCATCATTATCCAAGAACTGACAATTGATCAGAATCAAACCTGATGAGTCACAGTAGATACCTGCGCCATCCCAAGCGTAATTATCGTAGAAAATACAATTTGTAATTTTGGGTGATGCCGAATGAGCGTAGACTCCTCCGCCGCCGGGCCAGACAGTACCCTGACCCCGCGTAATGGTGAATCCACTCAATTCGGAAGTTG includes the following:
- a CDS encoding right-handed parallel beta-helix repeat-containing protein, whose translation is MKRAILVLWLFAGSQLSYGTVIHVPSEQPTIQAGIDAAVDGDTVLVADGTYIGTGNVNISFNGKSILVTSENGPEATIIDCESSSRGFVFLSNEDSTSELSGFTITRGQGTVWPGGGGVYAHSASPKITNCIFYDNYAWDGAGIYCDSSGLILINCQFLDNDADNVGAGGGIYCKSSSLQISSCLFDHNRWNGGAIHCSDNSQLIIDSTEFIGNCLSTWASAELDI